GTGGACAGCGGCCTGCGCCGTAATCGCTTCGCGGCAACCTCGCACGGCTTTTTGAACCGCGACGGGGAGTCGCCAGCGTAGATCGCCGAGCACGCGCGTACGCAGCTGCGCGCCTACCTTGTTGCCACGCAGAACAGCGGCGGCGTTGTCCTTGCGATTGGCCGCGACCAGCGCGCGGAGAACACCGCGACATATATCCGTGCAACCCGGCGTGGAGCGCCGTCAGTGCGGCGCTATGCTGTCGCCCCCGTCGTGCGGAGCACCGCCTTGCTGGAACTGATTCCCACCGAGTTGCCGTGGCTGCTGTGCATCGCCTTCGTGGCCGGGCTGGTGGATGCCGCGGTGGGCGGCGGCGGGTTGATCCAGTTGCCGGGGTTGTTTGCGACGTTGCCGCAGCAGGCGCCGTCGCTGATTCTGGGCACCAACAAGTTCAGTGCGATGTTCGGCACCGGTGCATCGGCGTGGCGCTATGCGCGCAACGTGCGGTTTCCGTGGCGGCCGGTGCTCTACGCCACTGCGGCGGCGTTTACGTTTTCGTTTCTGGGTGCGACGGCGGTGAGCCTGCTGCCCAAGCAGGCGGTGCGGCCGCTGATCCTGGTGTTGCTGATCGCAATGCTGGGCTACACGCTGATCAAGAAGGACTTCGGCGCCCTGCACCGCCCGCGCGCCATCGGCCGCCGCGAGTTGGTCACCGCCTTGGCGATGGGCGCGGCAATCGGCTTCTACGATGGCTTCTTCGGCCCGGGCACGGGCAGCTTTCTGATCTTCCTGTTCATCCGCTTCTTCGGGCTGGATTTTTTGCGCGCCTCGGCCGCGGCCAAGGTGGTGAACCTGGCGACCAACCTGGCGGCACTGTCGTTCTTCCTGCCCACCGGCCAGGTGATGCTGGCGGTTGGCGTGCCGATGGCCGCGGCCAACGTGGCCGGTGCAGTGGCCGGCACGCGGCTGGCACTGCGCGGCGGCACGCCGTTGATCCGGCAGTTGTTCCTGGTGCTGGTGGTGGTGTTGATCGGCAAGATGGGCTGGGACCTGCTGCACTGAGACGCACGCCGCGGCGGCGCGGCGCCGTGAGCCAATCCGATGCCTAGAATTCCATGCTCAGCGTTGCCGACAGCGTGCGGGGCGCGCCGGGGTAGTTGGTGGTTTGCGTCACCGGTTGTTCGATGTAGAAGCGGTTGCCGAGGTTGCGCAGCAGCAGCGCCAGTTGGTAGCGGCCGCCGAAGCGATACGCCGCCGACGCATCGAAGCGCGTGTAGCCGGGGATGCGGTAGCTGTTGGCGAGATCGCCTTCGCGCTCGCCCACATGCACCGCGCCTGCGCCCAGCGTCAGCCCGTACAGCGGGCCGCTGGCGACGTGGTAGGTGCTCCACAGGCTGGCGCTGACGCGTGGCACGCCACGCAGGCGGTTGCCGCTGGCGATGACGGTGTCGCGGGTGACCTGCGCGTCCAGATAACCGGCGCCCAGGATCAGGCGCCAGTTCGGGGTGAGTTCGCCGGTGACATCCAGCTCCAGTCCGCGCACGCGCTGCTGCCCGGTGACCAGCACGAAGCCATCGTTGTTCGGGTCGGCGGTGGCGACGTTGTCCTTGGTGATCTGGAATGCGGCGACGGTGGCGAGCACGCGGTTGTCGAGCAGCGCACTCTTCATGCCGAGCTCGTACTGGCGGCCGGTTTCCGGCGGCGCGCTGCCACCGGCAAACACGCTGGCGCTGCGTGGGCGAAACGAGGTGGAGGTATTGGCATACAGCGACAACTGCGGTGCGGCCTTCCACACCACGCCCAGGCGCGGTGAGGCGCGCCGGCCGTCTTCGCGGGTGCGGGAACCGTTGTCGAGAGTGGTCTGTTGCACATCGTCCCAGCGCACGCCGGCCAGCACATCCCAGCGCTCGCCCAGGCTGATCTGGTCCTGCACATACAGTGCGGCGTAGCGCGCATCGACTGCGATCTCGCGCGCTGGCACATAGGTGCCCGGCAAGGCGCCCTGCACCGGAGTGCGCACGCTGATGCGCGCCAGCGGCGCACGGGCCTCGTCGGTGTGGCGATGCGCATCGACATATTCGGCACCGGCCAGGACCTGATGGCGCAACGGGCCGGTGTCGAAACGCGCCAGCGCTTCGGTCTGCGAGGTGGTGGCGCGCACCTGCTGGTCCTGGCGCACGGCGCGGCGCTGCAGGAACGCGCGGTCGGCACTGAAGCCAGTGAAGTCGGCCACACCGCGGCCGCTGTCGCCGTCCTGATGATTGACGATCTGGCGCAGCGTGAGCCAATCGGTGGCGTCGACTTCGATACGCCCGCGGGCCGTGCGCGAGATGCCGCGATTGCGCGACCACGGCTCGCCGAAGCTGCGCTGCGCCGGGCCACGCACCACTCCGTCGATGGCCACCAGACCACGGTCGCCCGGGCTGGTCTGGCGGGTGTATTCGATATCCAGATCCGCGCGCAGGCGCTCATTCGGCCGCCACGCCAGCGATGGCGACACGAACACGCGGTCGCCATCGGCCTGGGCATCACGGAAACTGCCGGTCTGCTGCACCGCCGCGCTCAGGCGCGCCGACAGCGTGGGGCTCAGCGGCCCGGTGACGCTGGACTGCACGCGGCGCAGGCCGTGCTCGGCCACCTGCACCG
The nucleotide sequence above comes from Xanthomonas campestris pv. campestris str. ATCC 33913. Encoded proteins:
- a CDS encoding sulfite exporter TauE/SafE family protein — translated: MLELIPTELPWLLCIAFVAGLVDAAVGGGGLIQLPGLFATLPQQAPSLILGTNKFSAMFGTGASAWRYARNVRFPWRPVLYATAAAFTFSFLGATAVSLLPKQAVRPLILVLLIAMLGYTLIKKDFGALHRPRAIGRRELVTALAMGAAIGFYDGFFGPGTGSFLIFLFIRFFGLDFLRASAAAKVVNLATNLAALSFFLPTGQVMLAVGVPMAAANVAGAVAGTRLALRGGTPLIRQLFLVLVVVLIGKMGWDLLH
- a CDS encoding TonB-dependent siderophore receptor, which gives rise to MTPLPTRRHLLFVSLFAAMPAAAQEASLLDAIVVSEKRALYRPEKAAGATRTQTPVERIPQAIQVVPRSVIDEQQLTRLVDVVANVSNVQPGGTQGNRSETFVIRGFEASSYAVDGILLNPTQNFTETVRDLANVAQVEVLKGPAAVLYGRGEPGGVINLVTLRPDAVFGGNASVQVAEHGLRRVQSSVTGPLSPTLSARLSAAVQQTGSFRDAQADGDRVFVSPSLAWRPNERLRADLDIEYTRQTSPGDRGLVAIDGVVRGPAQRSFGEPWSRNRGISRTARGRIEVDATDWLTLRQIVNHQDGDSGRGVADFTGFSADRAFLQRRAVRQDQQVRATTSQTEALARFDTGPLRHQVLAGAEYVDAHRHTDEARAPLARISVRTPVQGALPGTYVPAREIAVDARYAALYVQDQISLGERWDVLAGVRWDDVQQTTLDNGSRTREDGRRASPRLGVVWKAAPQLSLYANTSTSFRPRSASVFAGGSAPPETGRQYELGMKSALLDNRVLATVAAFQITKDNVATADPNNDGFVLVTGQQRVRGLELDVTGELTPNWRLILGAGYLDAQVTRDTVIASGNRLRGVPRVSASLWSTYHVASGPLYGLTLGAGAVHVGEREGDLANSYRIPGYTRFDASAAYRFGGRYQLALLLRNLGNRFYIEQPVTQTTNYPGAPRTLSATLSMEF